A region of Selenomonadales bacterium 4137-cl DNA encodes the following proteins:
- a CDS encoding EamA family transporter: protein MGRWACWLIAAAAMLWGIIAVFVKGLAAYGFSPIQVVAVRVAVSAVGLVAYTAAADRKALVVRPADGGYFIGTGIVSIIFFNWCYFTAIETTSVGVAAVLLYTAPAFVAVLSRVVFGERITGRKAAAVAVTFVGCALVAGLLPGFSGAVRPLGLLAGLGAGLGYALYSIFGKLALKRYGALTVTTYTFVFAAAAILPFSGLWDQRALFAAWQVWWYGAGLGVVSTVLAYLLYTVGLKYVEPGRAAVTATLEPLVAAALGAAVFGEALTGWQLAGMALVIAAVAGVQERAG from the coding sequence ATGGGCCGGTGGGCTTGTTGGCTGATCGCGGCGGCGGCGATGCTGTGGGGTATTATCGCGGTGTTCGTCAAGGGACTGGCCGCTTACGGTTTTTCGCCCATCCAGGTGGTGGCGGTGCGGGTGGCGGTCAGCGCCGTCGGCCTTGTCGCTTATACGGCGGCGGCGGACAGGAAGGCGTTGGTTGTCAGGCCCGCGGACGGAGGCTATTTTATCGGTACAGGCATAGTTAGTATTATTTTTTTTAACTGGTGTTATTTTACGGCCATTGAGACGACTTCGGTCGGGGTGGCGGCCGTTCTTCTTTATACTGCGCCGGCGTTTGTGGCCGTTTTGTCGCGGGTGGTGTTCGGGGAGAGGATAACGGGCCGGAAGGCGGCGGCGGTGGCGGTCACTTTCGTGGGCTGCGCGCTGGTGGCGGGGCTGTTGCCCGGTTTTTCGGGCGCGGTGCGGCCGCTGGGCTTGCTCGCCGGGCTGGGGGCGGGGCTGGGGTACGCTTTGTATAGTATTTTCGGCAAGCTCGCGCTGAAGAGGTATGGGGCGCTGACGGTAACCACCTATACTTTCGTGTTCGCGGCGGCGGCGATCCTGCCGTTCAGTGGGCTATGGGACCAACGGGCGCTGTTCGCGGCCTGGCAGGTTTGGTGGTATGGCGCCGGGCTGGGGGTGGTTTCGACGGTGCTGGCTTATTTGCTGTATACTGTCGGCCTGAAGTATGTCGAGCCCGGCCGAGCGGCGGTGACGGCGACGCTCGAACCGCTGGTCGCGGCGGCGCTGGGGGCGGCTGTGTTCGGCGAGGCGCTGACAGGCTGGCAACTGGCGGGTATGGCGCTAGTGATCGCGGCGGTGGCAGGGGTGCAGGAGCGGGCGGGTTGA
- a CDS encoding cupin domain-containing protein, translated as MENLSAVIGANLAEIRKQRGLSLEKVSELSGVSKAMVSQIERGESNPTVATLWKIALGLKIAFSELITEKRPPVVVVRSADIPPMIDDAAGLKIIPLFPFEQGHHFEICLVTLEPSASHASDPHATHTEEYIFVIEGAIEITIGGDAYRLGTGDALHTHADKPHFYRNLSDRPVRFLNTIYYGQNGDVPPAKPNRCT; from the coding sequence ATGGAAAACCTCTCCGCCGTCATCGGCGCCAACCTGGCGGAAATCCGCAAACAGCGCGGCCTCAGTCTCGAAAAGGTCTCTGAGCTTTCGGGAGTCAGCAAGGCCATGGTCAGCCAAATAGAACGCGGCGAATCCAACCCCACCGTAGCCACCTTGTGGAAAATTGCCCTCGGCCTCAAAATTGCCTTCAGCGAACTGATTACCGAAAAACGCCCTCCGGTCGTAGTTGTCCGCTCTGCCGACATCCCCCCCATGATCGATGATGCCGCCGGCCTCAAAATCATCCCCCTCTTCCCTTTCGAGCAGGGCCACCACTTCGAGATATGCCTCGTAACCCTCGAACCCAGCGCCTCCCACGCCTCCGACCCGCACGCCACCCACACCGAAGAATATATCTTCGTCATTGAAGGCGCGATCGAAATAACCATCGGCGGCGACGCCTACCGGCTCGGAACCGGCGACGCCCTCCACACCCACGCCGACAAGCCCCACTTCTACCGCAACCTGTCCGACAGGCCGGTGCGCTTTCTCAACACCATCTACTACGGTCAAAATGGCGACGTCCCGCCCGCCAAACCAAACCGCTGCACCTAA
- a CDS encoding flavin reductase family protein, whose amino-acid sequence MAKKKLGNRPFLYPYPVVLVGTEVDGKANFLTIAFCGIVNMNPGMLAIGINRAHHSTKGLLANKAFSVNIPSEAMLAAADYAGMVSGSKVDKSGLFEVFRGEVAGAPMIKECPLSMECKVREVLDLGGNDYVVVAEIVETHAGEEYLTDGMPDVTKMKPVVFSMFDNRYWGIGEFLGKGWSLGKDYKPKA is encoded by the coding sequence ATGGCAAAGAAGAAGCTGGGCAATAGGCCGTTCCTGTATCCCTACCCGGTGGTGCTGGTGGGGACGGAGGTGGATGGCAAGGCGAATTTCCTGACGATCGCCTTCTGCGGGATCGTGAACATGAACCCGGGCATGCTGGCCATCGGCATAAACCGGGCCCACCATAGCACCAAGGGGCTGCTGGCCAACAAGGCGTTCAGCGTGAATATCCCGTCCGAGGCGATGCTGGCGGCTGCGGATTATGCGGGTATGGTGTCGGGGAGCAAGGTGGACAAGAGCGGGCTGTTCGAGGTGTTCCGCGGCGAGGTGGCCGGGGCGCCGATGATAAAGGAGTGCCCGCTGAGCATGGAGTGCAAGGTGCGGGAGGTGCTGGACCTGGGCGGCAATGATTATGTCGTAGTCGCCGAGATCGTCGAGACGCATGCCGGCGAGGAGTATCTGACTGACGGGATGCCGGACGTGACGAAGATGAAGCCGGTGGTGTTTTCGATGTTCGACAACCGCTATTGGGGCATCGGCGAGTTCCTCGGCAAGGGCTGGAGCTTGGGGAAGGATTATAAGCCGAAGGCATAG
- a CDS encoding type II asparaginase, with the protein MKKNIVILATGGTIAGKAASSTDTACYQSALLPIDALIAEVPALQDIASVTGEQLAQVDSADMTHAVWLALAARINTLLASPAVDGIVVTHGTDTMEETAYFLNLTVKSAKPVVMVGALRPANVISTDGPMNLYDAVALAADDAAAGCGVLVALNDTINCSRDVTKTNTALQDAFKAPELGYLGYIQAGKPYFYRRPARKHTFAAEFDVAGLVALPKVEIIYTYVGNDSSLADAAVAAGAKGIIVAGVGNGGMSAATRQNLTDLARRGTVVVRSTRVSSGIVTRNSAICDDDCGFIAADTLNPQKARVLLMLALTRTSDPAQIQRMFFEY; encoded by the coding sequence TTGAAAAAGAACATCGTCATCCTCGCCACCGGCGGAACGATTGCCGGCAAAGCCGCCTCCAGCACCGACACGGCCTGCTACCAGTCCGCCCTCCTTCCCATAGACGCCCTCATCGCCGAAGTCCCCGCCCTCCAGGACATCGCCTCCGTCACCGGCGAGCAGCTCGCCCAGGTCGACAGCGCCGACATGACCCACGCCGTCTGGCTCGCCCTCGCCGCGCGCATAAACACCCTCCTCGCCTCGCCGGCCGTCGACGGCATCGTCGTCACCCACGGCACCGACACCATGGAAGAAACCGCCTACTTCCTCAACCTGACCGTCAAAAGCGCCAAACCCGTCGTCATGGTCGGCGCGCTCCGCCCCGCCAACGTCATCAGCACCGACGGCCCCATGAACCTTTACGACGCCGTCGCCCTCGCCGCCGACGATGCCGCCGCCGGCTGCGGCGTCCTCGTCGCCCTCAACGACACCATCAACTGCAGCCGCGACGTCACCAAAACCAACACCGCCCTCCAGGACGCCTTCAAAGCCCCCGAACTGGGCTACCTCGGCTACATCCAGGCCGGCAAACCCTACTTCTACCGCCGGCCGGCCCGCAAACACACCTTCGCCGCCGAATTTGACGTCGCCGGCCTCGTCGCCCTGCCCAAAGTCGAAATCATCTACACCTATGTCGGCAACGACTCCTCCTTGGCCGACGCGGCTGTGGCCGCCGGCGCCAAAGGCATCATCGTCGCCGGCGTCGGCAACGGCGGCATGTCCGCCGCCACCCGCCAAAACCTCACCGACCTCGCCCGCCGCGGCACCGTCGTCGTCCGCAGCACCCGCGTCTCCAGCGGCATCGTCACCCGCAACAGCGCCATTTGCGACGACGACTGCGGCTTCATCGCCGCCGACACCCTAAACCCCCAGAAAGCCCGCGTCCTCCTCATGCTCGCGCTCACGAGGACGAGTGATCCGGCCCAAATCCAGCGCATGTTCTTTGAGTATTGA
- a CDS encoding zinc-binding dehydrogenase: protein MIRAAILEKPLSPLVIRELPEPELEQGAAWLETIYSEVCGTDVHLYHGRLAGVPYPIIPGHINVGRMGRMNGEVRDVDGNVLREGDVVTFLDVHETCHDCWYCLVAKTSTRCPKRKVYGITYGLEDGILGGWSNKIYLKPGVKIVKLPAGLDPAVFIGGGCGLPTAFHAVEQAGIKLGDTVVVQGSGPVGLNAAILSQLVGAIRVIVVGGPALRLELAREFGVDDVINIEATKAEERVKAVRELTGGRGADVVIEATGAPGAVAEGMAMARDAGTYVVAGQYTDNGDVTVNPHWLLNKKHLTVKGIWGIDLSHFYRSILVMGKYRGRFAWEKMVSRHYGLAEANKAIDDVEHCRVMKAVIKP, encoded by the coding sequence ATGATTCGCGCAGCGATTTTGGAGAAACCGCTTTCCCCGCTGGTGATCCGGGAGTTGCCGGAGCCTGAACTGGAGCAGGGGGCGGCGTGGCTGGAGACGATTTACAGCGAGGTGTGCGGCACCGACGTTCACCTGTATCACGGCCGCCTGGCGGGGGTGCCGTATCCGATAATCCCCGGCCACATCAATGTGGGGCGGATGGGGAGGATGAACGGCGAGGTCCGCGATGTGGACGGTAATGTGCTGCGGGAAGGGGATGTGGTGACGTTCCTGGATGTGCACGAGACGTGCCACGATTGCTGGTATTGCCTGGTGGCGAAGACGTCGACCCGTTGCCCGAAGCGCAAGGTGTATGGCATAACTTACGGTCTGGAAGACGGAATTCTGGGCGGTTGGAGCAATAAGATTTATCTGAAGCCGGGGGTTAAGATCGTAAAGCTGCCGGCCGGTCTCGATCCGGCGGTGTTCATCGGCGGCGGCTGCGGCTTGCCGACCGCTTTCCACGCGGTGGAGCAGGCGGGTATCAAGTTGGGCGATACGGTTGTCGTCCAGGGCAGCGGCCCGGTAGGGCTGAACGCCGCGATTCTGTCACAGCTTGTGGGGGCGATCAGGGTCATCGTGGTCGGCGGCCCGGCGCTCAGGCTCGAACTGGCGCGCGAGTTCGGCGTCGATGACGTTATCAATATAGAAGCGACGAAGGCCGAGGAGCGCGTGAAGGCTGTGCGGGAGCTTACCGGCGGCCGGGGCGCGGATGTCGTCATCGAGGCGACGGGGGCGCCGGGAGCGGTCGCCGAGGGGATGGCGATGGCCCGCGATGCCGGGACGTATGTGGTGGCCGGGCAGTATACCGACAACGGCGACGTGACGGTGAACCCGCACTGGCTGCTGAATAAAAAGCATCTGACGGTGAAGGGGATCTGGGGAATCGACCTCAGCCATTTCTACCGTTCGATTCTGGTGATGGGGAAATACCGCGGGCGGTTCGCGTGGGAGAAGATGGTTTCCCGCCATTACGGCCTGGCGGAAGCGAATAAGGCGATCGACGATGTCGAGCATTGCCGGGTGATGAAGGCGGTCATAAAGCCGTAG
- a CDS encoding GNAT family N-acetyltransferase yields MKDKGFVVRTMERHEVELAVEWAAREGWNPGLHDAACFFAADREGFLLGSLDGEPVGCVSAVRYGHGYGFLGFYIVAPEQRGRGLGIQLWQAAMDRLAGRNIGLDGVLAQQDNYRKSGFSLAYRNARYEGADLTGGRVSDRVVPLAELGLAAVADYDGAVFGADRAAFLRAWVEQPEGVALGLRRGTRLAGYGVLRPCRVGFKIGPLFADDGEAAEELFIALTAHTHGAPVYLDVPEPNALAGDLVRRHRMKEVFATARMYSQHAPAVPLDKVFGVTTFELG; encoded by the coding sequence ATGAAGGACAAGGGGTTTGTCGTCAGGACGATGGAGCGTCACGAAGTCGAGCTGGCGGTTGAGTGGGCGGCCCGTGAGGGCTGGAACCCCGGACTGCACGATGCGGCGTGCTTTTTCGCCGCCGACCGCGAAGGGTTCCTGCTGGGGAGTCTGGACGGCGAGCCGGTGGGCTGCGTGTCGGCGGTGCGGTACGGTCATGGCTACGGGTTTTTGGGCTTTTATATCGTAGCGCCGGAGCAGCGCGGCCGCGGGCTGGGCATCCAGCTGTGGCAGGCGGCAATGGACAGGCTGGCGGGCCGCAACATCGGTCTGGACGGGGTGCTGGCGCAGCAGGACAATTACCGGAAGTCGGGCTTCAGCCTGGCGTATCGGAACGCCCGCTACGAAGGGGCGGACCTGACGGGCGGCAGAGTAAGTGATCGGGTCGTGCCGCTGGCGGAGCTGGGGCTCGCGGCGGTGGCCGATTATGACGGTGCGGTGTTCGGCGCCGACCGGGCGGCGTTCCTGCGGGCCTGGGTTGAGCAGCCGGAGGGTGTGGCGCTGGGCTTAAGGCGCGGGACCCGACTGGCCGGCTATGGCGTGCTGCGCCCCTGCCGGGTCGGGTTTAAGATCGGGCCGTTGTTCGCGGATGATGGCGAGGCGGCCGAGGAACTTTTCATCGCCCTGACGGCGCACACCCACGGGGCGCCGGTGTACCTGGACGTGCCTGAACCCAACGCCCTAGCGGGGGATCTGGTGCGTCGCCACCGGATGAAGGAGGTTTTCGCGACGGCGCGGATGTATTCGCAGCATGCTCCCGCTGTGCCGCTTGACAAGGTTTTCGGGGTGACGACTTTCGAGCTCGGCTGA
- a CDS encoding DUF1992 domain-containing protein, whose translation MSDDILHLLAEQRILAALENGEFDNLPGKGKPLPPENLAFVPSDRRAAYKILRNAGQLPVEMDLKKEITALEQSLADNPPGEQRRLISRKLNEKTTIFNILMEKQRRK comes from the coding sequence ATGAGCGACGACATCCTCCACCTCCTCGCCGAGCAGCGCATCCTCGCAGCACTTGAGAACGGCGAATTCGACAACCTCCCCGGCAAAGGCAAGCCCCTCCCGCCCGAAAACCTCGCCTTCGTTCCCTCCGACCGCCGGGCCGCCTACAAAATCCTCCGCAACGCCGGCCAACTGCCGGTGGAAATGGACCTCAAAAAAGAAATCACCGCCCTCGAACAGTCGCTTGCTGATAACCCTCCCGGCGAACAGCGCCGCCTCATCAGCCGTAAACTCAACGAAAAAACCACCATTTTCAACATCCTCATGGAAAAACAGCGCCGCAAATAA
- a CDS encoding GntR family transcriptional regulator — translation MEFQLNKKTEFPIYQQLKEQIKYFLLNGDLQPGTKLPPPKDLAGYLRINKNTVIVAYKELEKEGVIVTRHGQGTYVSEDLPPDPGFKRKQALIELAREALERARELGFGAEDLFTVVFSQTVLGLGYTQPVRVLFVECNSVDVGFYVPALEKEIRMPVEGCLLADLADRMDDKAAPEVDVVVTTFFHVEDVKAICEPMEKKVIAIMAAPEMSVILRLGQLPPGTKLGFVCGTEWSTEAMRGSLGAAGIRHIDYECIPYDDREALDRMLARVDIVAGCRSVVDEVRKLVPEGLTVMEFGNVLEQGGVELLRKFLAERD, via the coding sequence ATGGAGTTTCAGCTCAACAAGAAGACAGAGTTTCCCATCTATCAGCAGTTGAAAGAGCAGATCAAGTATTTCTTGCTGAACGGCGATCTGCAGCCAGGCACGAAGCTGCCGCCGCCCAAGGATTTGGCGGGATATCTGCGGATCAATAAGAATACCGTTATCGTCGCTTATAAGGAACTGGAAAAAGAGGGCGTGATCGTGACGAGGCACGGCCAGGGTACGTATGTATCGGAGGATTTGCCGCCCGATCCCGGTTTCAAACGAAAACAGGCGTTGATCGAGCTGGCGCGCGAGGCGTTGGAGCGGGCGCGCGAGCTTGGTTTCGGGGCCGAGGACCTGTTTACCGTCGTTTTCAGCCAGACGGTGCTCGGGCTGGGCTACACCCAGCCGGTGCGGGTGCTGTTCGTGGAGTGCAATTCGGTGGATGTCGGCTTTTACGTGCCGGCGCTGGAGAAGGAAATCAGGATGCCGGTGGAGGGTTGCCTGCTCGCCGACCTGGCGGACAGGATGGACGACAAGGCGGCGCCGGAGGTGGATGTGGTCGTGACGACGTTTTTCCATGTGGAGGACGTGAAGGCGATCTGCGAGCCGATGGAAAAGAAGGTGATCGCCATCATGGCCGCGCCGGAGATGTCGGTGATTCTCAGGTTGGGCCAGTTGCCGCCGGGCACGAAGCTGGGGTTCGTATGCGGTACGGAATGGAGCACCGAGGCGATGCGCGGTTCGCTGGGCGCGGCGGGGATAAGGCATATCGATTACGAATGCATCCCTTATGACGACCGGGAGGCTTTGGACAGGATGCTGGCGAGGGTGGATATCGTCGCCGGCTGCCGGTCGGTGGTGGACGAGGTGCGCAAGCTCGTGCCGGAGGGTTTGACGGTGATGGAGTTCGGCAACGTTTTGGAGCAGGGCGGGGTCGAGCTGTTGCGAAAGTTCTTGGCGGAGCGGGACTGA
- a CDS encoding DHCW motif cupin fold protein produces MVITEVPFCTVDWSAVEATEHPGTTGKALWRTFEMGNIRVRMVEYTPGYLADHWCNRGHVLLVMEGELVTELDDGRKFTLPAGTSYQVADGANPHRSSTATGAKLFIVD; encoded by the coding sequence ATGGTGATAACGGAGGTTCCGTTTTGCACGGTCGACTGGAGCGCGGTGGAGGCGACGGAGCACCCCGGGACGACGGGGAAGGCTTTGTGGCGTACTTTCGAGATGGGCAATATCCGCGTCCGGATGGTGGAATATACTCCCGGGTATCTGGCCGACCACTGGTGTAATCGCGGCCATGTGCTGCTGGTTATGGAAGGGGAACTGGTGACCGAGCTTGACGACGGCCGGAAGTTCACGCTGCCGGCTGGGACGAGCTACCAGGTGGCGGACGGGGCCAACCCGCACCGCTCGTCGACGGCGACGGGGGCAAAGCTGTTTATCGTCGATTGA
- a CDS encoding zinc ABC transporter substrate-binding protein has product MNRIQKHCLISALVLILAITLGCGAKTATPAQKSPPVKLKIVASVYPVYEFARQVGGDKIDLTQLVPPGAEPHDWEPTAKEIVAIRAARLFLYHGAGFETIDKLLTPETLGATKAIAVSQGIPALKPEKNDDHGHDNNPSGDMSDKTHDHHTDSHMWLDPLLAQEEVEAIAAALAAADPANADYYRQNAAGYIRELAKLDAEYKAALANLPHREIVTSHAAFGYLAARYGLKQLPIMGLSPDSEPTPEKMASVVKFCREHQVKYIFFETIVSPRLAETIARETGAGLLVLNPVENLTPEEVQQGKNYLGVMRANLANLKKALSQ; this is encoded by the coding sequence ATGAACCGGATCCAGAAACACTGCCTGATAAGCGCCCTCGTCCTCATCCTTGCCATCACCCTCGGCTGCGGCGCCAAAACCGCCACCCCCGCCCAAAAGTCGCCGCCCGTCAAACTCAAAATCGTCGCCTCCGTCTACCCTGTCTACGAGTTCGCCCGCCAGGTAGGCGGCGACAAAATCGACCTCACCCAGCTCGTCCCGCCGGGCGCCGAACCGCACGACTGGGAACCAACCGCCAAGGAAATCGTCGCCATCCGGGCGGCGCGCCTCTTCCTCTACCACGGCGCAGGCTTCGAAACCATCGACAAGCTTCTCACCCCCGAAACACTCGGCGCCACCAAAGCCATCGCCGTCAGCCAGGGCATCCCGGCGCTCAAGCCAGAAAAGAACGACGACCACGGCCACGATAACAACCCCAGCGGCGACATGAGCGACAAAACCCATGACCACCATACCGATTCCCACATGTGGCTCGACCCGCTTCTCGCCCAGGAAGAAGTCGAAGCGATCGCCGCCGCCCTTGCCGCCGCCGACCCAGCCAACGCCGACTACTACCGGCAGAACGCCGCCGGCTATATACGCGAACTGGCAAAGCTCGACGCCGAATACAAAGCAGCCCTCGCCAACCTGCCCCACCGCGAAATCGTCACCAGCCACGCCGCCTTCGGCTACCTGGCCGCGCGCTACGGCCTCAAGCAGCTGCCGATCATGGGCCTCTCCCCCGACAGCGAACCCACCCCCGAAAAAATGGCCTCGGTGGTGAAATTCTGCCGCGAGCACCAAGTAAAATACATCTTCTTCGAAACGATCGTCAGCCCCCGGCTGGCCGAAACCATCGCCCGCGAAACCGGCGCCGGCCTCCTCGTCCTCAACCCGGTCGAAAACCTCACTCCCGAGGAAGTGCAACAAGGCAAAAACTACCTCGGCGTCATGCGCGCCAACCTGGCCAATCTGAAAAAAGCACTCAGCCAATGA
- a CDS encoding Fur family transcriptional regulator, translating into MDTYLHLLRSKGFKLTPQRRAVIAALEACAPFPTAQDIHRHVKTQAPDVSLDTIYRNLTLLIRLGIVNQINLPGRGGGSVFEIVAGQRHHHHLICLACGQARCIDYCPIVPHELAQAKEQGFTVVSHSLEFYGYCRDCRTAI; encoded by the coding sequence ATGGACACCTACTTGCACCTTCTCAGGAGCAAAGGCTTCAAACTCACCCCCCAGCGCCGCGCCGTCATCGCCGCGCTTGAGGCTTGCGCCCCCTTCCCCACCGCGCAGGATATCCACCGCCACGTCAAAACCCAGGCTCCCGACGTCAGCCTCGACACCATATACCGCAACCTCACCCTCCTCATCCGCCTCGGCATCGTCAACCAGATCAACCTGCCGGGGCGCGGCGGCGGCAGCGTCTTCGAAATCGTCGCCGGCCAGCGCCACCATCACCACCTTATCTGTCTCGCCTGCGGACAGGCCCGCTGCATCGACTATTGCCCCATCGTCCCCCACGAACTTGCCCAGGCGAAAGAGCAAGGCTTCACCGTCGTTTCCCATTCCCTCGAATTCTACGGGTACTGCCGCGACTGCCGTACCGCGATCTGA
- a CDS encoding BMP family ABC transporter substrate-binding protein, protein MKNRYVILAVALVFAAALVLGGCGGGEKKPAAPAAPEKMKVAFVYIGPVGDAGWTYAHEQGRKYLMEKMPDVQSTIIESVPEGADSERVITQLAEQGHKVIFTTSFGYMDPTINVAKKYPNVVFMHCSGFKTAKNVGTYFGRIEEARYLTGIAAGKATKSNVIGYVAAFPIPEVVRGINGFTLGVRSVNPNAKVKVIWTNTWYDPAKEKQAAISLLDAGADVIAQHQDTPGPQQAAEEKGKFSVGYNTDMSKMAPKAVLTSAIWNWGPYYVKVIDSVKKGTWKSEQYWGHMSDGIVDIAPLGPMVKEDTKKLIADAKAKIVKGELKIFAGPLKDQSGAVKVPAGQVMSDKDQLGWTWFVEGVEGTIPK, encoded by the coding sequence ATGAAGAACAGGTACGTTATTCTGGCCGTCGCGCTGGTTTTTGCGGCCGCATTGGTGTTGGGCGGCTGTGGTGGCGGCGAGAAGAAGCCGGCTGCGCCGGCAGCTCCGGAAAAAATGAAGGTGGCGTTCGTGTACATCGGGCCGGTCGGCGACGCCGGCTGGACTTACGCTCACGAACAGGGCCGCAAGTATCTCATGGAGAAAATGCCGGATGTACAGTCAACGATTATCGAGTCCGTGCCGGAGGGGGCCGACTCGGAGCGGGTTATCACTCAGCTCGCCGAGCAGGGCCACAAGGTGATTTTCACCACCAGCTTCGGTTATATGGACCCGACGATCAATGTGGCGAAGAAATACCCCAACGTGGTGTTCATGCATTGTTCGGGCTTTAAGACGGCCAAGAACGTAGGTACTTATTTCGGCCGTATCGAAGAGGCCCGCTATCTTACCGGCATCGCCGCCGGCAAGGCCACCAAGAGCAACGTGATCGGTTATGTGGCCGCTTTCCCGATTCCGGAGGTTGTCCGCGGCATCAACGGGTTTACCCTGGGTGTCCGGTCAGTTAATCCGAATGCCAAGGTCAAGGTGATTTGGACCAATACCTGGTACGACCCGGCTAAGGAGAAGCAAGCGGCGATTTCGCTGCTTGACGCCGGCGCCGATGTTATCGCGCAGCATCAGGATACCCCCGGCCCGCAGCAGGCCGCTGAGGAGAAGGGCAAGTTCAGCGTCGGTTACAACACCGATATGAGCAAGATGGCGCCCAAGGCGGTGCTGACTTCGGCGATCTGGAACTGGGGTCCGTATTATGTCAAAGTTATCGATTCCGTCAAGAAGGGCACCTGGAAGAGCGAACAGTACTGGGGCCATATGAGCGACGGCATCGTGGATATCGCGCCTCTCGGACCGATGGTGAAGGAAGACACCAAGAAGCTGATAGCCGACGCCAAGGCCAAGATCGTGAAGGGCGAGCTGAAGATTTTCGCCGGCCCGCTCAAGGATCAGTCCGGTGCGGTTAAAGTGCCCGCCGGCCAGGTAATGTCTGACAAGGATCAGTTGGGCTGGACCTGGTTTGTTGAAGGCGTAGAGGGTACGATTCCCAAATAG